In Streptococcus uberis, a single window of DNA contains:
- a CDS encoding carbohydrate ABC transporter permease, with translation MENQNQLTLQGILGKCLKWFLLLSISLFTAFPFIWMLISSLKTKAEVMNTEVIWPHIPQWGNYLEIFTQSPIPKYIWNSLWTSVVIVLIQIVTGAMLAYALVFLRFKGRQLIFAIVMGTYMLPAAATYIPSYIILSKGGMLNTLTGLIVSSTISIFGIFLLRQAFMQVPKSLIEASRMDGASHFRVLWEIVCPMTKSSFITFGLMSFIAAYNSYMWPSLITNDQPKYLVSQGLRSFFIEGGAYGTEWAKVMAASSVIVLPLLVIFAFTQKWFINGIGGDTGVKG, from the coding sequence ATGGAAAACCAAAATCAGCTTACGCTACAAGGGATTTTAGGGAAATGCCTTAAGTGGTTCCTACTCTTGTCCATCAGTCTTTTTACAGCATTTCCATTTATATGGATGTTAATTTCTTCGTTAAAAACGAAAGCAGAAGTGATGAATACAGAGGTCATTTGGCCTCATATCCCTCAATGGGGAAATTATCTAGAGATTTTTACGCAATCACCTATTCCAAAATACATTTGGAATAGTTTGTGGACATCTGTTGTCATTGTATTGATTCAAATTGTAACTGGAGCCATGCTTGCCTATGCCTTAGTTTTCTTGAGGTTTAAGGGGCGTCAGCTCATCTTTGCTATTGTTATGGGAACTTATATGTTACCAGCAGCAGCGACTTATATACCCAGTTATATCATCTTATCAAAAGGGGGGATGTTAAATACATTAACGGGTCTCATTGTATCAAGTACTATTAGTATTTTTGGAATTTTTCTTCTCAGACAAGCCTTCATGCAAGTTCCAAAGAGCTTAATTGAGGCCTCTCGCATGGATGGGGCTTCCCATTTTCGAGTATTGTGGGAAATTGTCTGCCCAATGACCAAATCGTCGTTTATTACCTTCGGTTTAATGAGCTTTATTGCAGCTTACAACAGCTACATGTGGCCTTCCTTAATTACAAATGATCAGCCAAAATATCTGGTTTCACAAGGATTGCGAAGCTTCTTTATTGAAGGCGGCGCCTATGGTACAGAATGGGCAAAAGTGATGGCGGCAAGTTCTGTCATTGTCTTACCTTTATTAGTGATATTTGCTTTCACACAAAAATGGTTTATTAATGGAATTGGTGGCGACACCGGAGTAAAAGGATAA
- a CDS encoding CehA/McbA family metallohydrolase → MKETYHFQLDKDQQRLSKASFQMPEQCSGISLTYSLEEPYTMLVLLMIRDDKGRIRFQKQLSYSSKTISLSQESKTTTIGGLPGQLDPGEWTIEAIYNQEYGKHFDKEVIAFDIDLVFTESDVKESISGPIWVNEDFEYRYLDTIKKYQKGKRWYKGDFHTHTQLSDGKELIPTVTEKVLEEGLDFYIATEHNLLHTGWQKTPLMVLPGMEMTTNFGHANVFGLTKRPETLDDIIFKSGEKDVLKAIDAFIQECHDNDWLFSINHPFLYLWKWQFKDLELSRLNCLEIINDPTYELEPKAQGKLANQQAVTLSDLFWSEGYRICAIGGSDSHMLKGECYPTAQTPSVPGDPATWILMDNLTAHDLKDGLKACHSYVTRFCSLDITLRSDYGEDIYFGDILPEQAHYLDFDIQIAIEDQPIFFYMMNHQKVVVPTEEIGAGLYRASGHILLEAEDYQWVRFGAETQDGDFRFYANPITKGHKTPELKTFGQAIKALGIDL, encoded by the coding sequence ATGAAGGAAACCTATCATTTTCAATTAGATAAAGACCAACAACGGTTATCAAAGGCAAGTTTTCAAATGCCTGAACAGTGTTCAGGGATAAGCTTGACTTACTCATTAGAAGAACCTTATACCATGTTAGTTCTTTTAATGATTCGGGATGACAAGGGTAGAATTCGTTTTCAAAAACAACTCAGTTACAGTAGTAAAACCATCTCCTTGAGTCAAGAATCAAAAACAACAACTATTGGTGGCTTACCAGGACAACTTGATCCTGGTGAGTGGACCATAGAAGCCATTTACAATCAAGAATATGGCAAACATTTTGATAAAGAAGTGATTGCTTTTGACATCGACTTAGTCTTTACAGAAAGTGACGTCAAAGAATCTATCTCAGGCCCCATTTGGGTTAATGAAGACTTTGAATACCGTTATTTGGACACCATCAAAAAGTATCAAAAAGGGAAACGCTGGTATAAAGGCGATTTTCATACCCACACCCAATTGTCTGATGGTAAAGAATTAATCCCTACGGTTACTGAAAAAGTGCTTGAAGAAGGATTAGATTTTTACATTGCCACTGAACATAACCTCTTGCATACTGGTTGGCAGAAAACACCGTTAATGGTTCTTCCAGGAATGGAGATGACAACCAATTTTGGACATGCCAATGTCTTTGGTTTAACCAAGAGACCAGAAACCTTGGATGACATTATTTTTAAGAGTGGTGAAAAAGATGTTCTTAAAGCTATCGATGCTTTTATTCAAGAGTGTCATGACAATGACTGGTTGTTTTCAATCAATCATCCCTTCTTATATTTATGGAAATGGCAGTTTAAGGATTTAGAACTGAGTCGATTAAACTGTTTAGAAATCATCAATGATCCCACTTATGAATTGGAGCCTAAGGCCCAAGGGAAATTAGCGAATCAACAAGCAGTTACTTTATCAGACTTATTTTGGTCCGAGGGCTACCGCATTTGTGCTATTGGAGGAAGTGATTCCCACATGTTGAAAGGGGAATGCTATCCAACGGCTCAAACCCCATCTGTACCAGGGGATCCAGCAACTTGGATATTGATGGATAACTTGACGGCACATGATTTGAAAGATGGACTTAAGGCTTGCCATAGTTATGTCACTCGTTTTTGTTCACTTGATATTACTTTACGCAGTGATTACGGGGAAGATATCTATTTTGGTGATATTTTGCCAGAACAAGCTCACTATTTAGACTTTGACATTCAGATTGCTATTGAGGACCAACCCATTTTCTTTTATATGATGAATCATCAAAAAGTCGTGGTTCCAACCGAAGAAATTGGAGCAGGATTATACCGTGCTTCAGGTCATATTCTGTTGGAAGCAGAAGACTATCAATGGGTCCGTTTTGGTGCTGAAACTCAAGACGGAGACTTCCGTTTTTATGCCAATCCGATTACCAAAGGACATAAAACACCTGAACTGAAAACTTTTGGTCAGGCTATTAAAGCATTAGGGATAGATCTATGA
- a CDS encoding carbohydrate ABC transporter permease, whose amino-acid sequence MSLQKSRLSNSFLVAMFVLPALIPLFVFWIYPILRTVWLSFTDWNFMSPDYQIVLCDNYKSLLTDSRFYNALVNTLVFTLGTLGPTIIGGLILALLLQKKTAGSGFFKFILFSPWITPTVAISIVWTWIFEPKGGIANLILEAMHLPALSWLKSSQTAMLAVIIVTVWKSLGYAMIFYLSALEKVPKDIYEASSLDGAKPWRQFIDMTLPSISPTTFFLMIITMVNSLQAYDQIQILTQGGPSGSTRTLLYMYYQLGFEEYNMGQATAVAVIMVLITIVLSYMQFVGSKKWVHY is encoded by the coding sequence ATGTCACTTCAAAAAAGTCGACTTAGTAACAGCTTTTTAGTAGCTATGTTCGTATTGCCTGCTTTGATTCCTCTGTTTGTCTTTTGGATTTACCCTATATTACGAACAGTTTGGCTAAGTTTTACGGATTGGAATTTCATGTCACCAGATTATCAGATTGTTTTATGTGATAATTATAAGAGTCTTTTGACCGATTCGCGTTTTTACAATGCTTTGGTCAATACCTTAGTCTTTACTTTAGGGACACTTGGTCCAACCATTATTGGCGGTTTGATATTAGCACTCTTACTTCAAAAGAAGACTGCAGGTAGTGGCTTCTTCAAATTTATTTTATTCTCGCCATGGATTACGCCGACGGTAGCTATTTCTATTGTTTGGACCTGGATTTTTGAACCCAAAGGTGGTATCGCCAACCTCATTTTGGAGGCTATGCATTTGCCAGCCTTGAGTTGGTTGAAAAGCTCACAGACAGCCATGTTAGCCGTGATTATCGTGACAGTTTGGAAAAGTTTGGGCTATGCCATGATTTTCTACCTGTCAGCTTTGGAAAAAGTTCCTAAAGACATTTATGAAGCGAGTTCATTAGATGGTGCAAAACCTTGGCGTCAATTTATTGATATGACCTTACCAAGTATTTCACCGACAACTTTTTTCCTTATGATTATCACAATGGTAAATTCATTGCAGGCCTATGACCAAATCCAAATTTTGACTCAGGGTGGTCCGAGTGGTAGTACCAGAACCTTACTTTACATGTATTACCAATTAGGGTTTGAAGAATACAATATGGGGCAAGCAACAGCTGTTGCCGTTATCATGGTCCTAATTACCATTGTCTTATCCTATATGCAGTTTGTGGGTTCTAAAAAGTGGGTTCATTATTAA
- a CDS encoding DUF4352 domain-containing protein produces the protein MKKRTIGLGVITLASVFILGACSGQSKDSSTTKNGLQVKIMDGEYITTKDLKSSSSSKGYLALQVKLTNKGDKSIPYGTDSFSLTTKEDGEAIEPSNVYDSQNQFKTISYGKVSKGQTKSGYLVYEVDKKEKDYELVVESTIPGEDETEVKIPINASKYDDNSEKVKDLAKTFVTQTFLDDKATIDGADAEAASTSGDAEVELLAKKTEKSDKWELANKADEDRSAYMKAFVEAAKEGWSYYKPGDGEAQKFAQQYIAANSKRAQVEYTVKDYLPTSATVTVKPSVINFNDIDTDSLKDEYIKQHKDDNFSDYDALYRDAEKFIFENVHTRYDAAQLSTPDYMPGDGYELKLTKDTDTGKWTVDTSDADSNYDYKNLIDAFIGGI, from the coding sequence ATGAAAAAAAGAACAATTGGTTTAGGTGTTATTACCCTAGCATCCGTATTTATTTTAGGAGCCTGTTCTGGGCAGTCAAAAGATAGTTCTACAACCAAAAATGGCTTACAAGTCAAAATAATGGATGGTGAATACATTACAACTAAGGATTTAAAATCCTCAAGTTCATCAAAAGGTTACTTAGCCTTACAAGTCAAATTGACAAATAAAGGTGACAAGAGCATCCCTTATGGAACTGACTCTTTCTCATTAACCACCAAAGAGGATGGCGAAGCTATTGAGCCAAGTAATGTTTACGATTCTCAAAATCAATTTAAAACCATTAGCTATGGAAAAGTGTCAAAAGGACAAACAAAATCTGGCTATTTAGTCTACGAAGTTGACAAAAAAGAAAAAGACTATGAGTTGGTCGTTGAGTCAACAATTCCTGGTGAGGATGAAACAGAAGTTAAGATTCCGATCAATGCAAGCAAATACGATGATAACAGTGAAAAAGTTAAAGATCTAGCTAAAACATTTGTAACACAAACCTTCCTTGATGACAAAGCCACTATTGATGGTGCTGATGCTGAAGCTGCTAGCACAAGCGGTGATGCAGAAGTGGAACTTCTTGCTAAGAAAACTGAAAAATCAGACAAGTGGGAACTGGCAAATAAAGCTGACGAGGACCGTTCTGCTTATATGAAAGCTTTCGTTGAAGCAGCCAAAGAAGGTTGGTCTTACTATAAACCTGGTGATGGAGAGGCTCAAAAATTTGCGCAACAATATATTGCTGCTAATTCCAAACGAGCACAAGTAGAATATACTGTTAAAGATTATTTACCAACATCAGCTACTGTTACTGTCAAACCATCTGTTATCAACTTTAATGACATCGATACCGACAGTTTGAAAGACGAATACATCAAACAACATAAAGATGATAACTTTTCGGACTATGATGCCCTTTACCGTGATGCTGAAAAATTCATTTTTGAAAATGTTCATACACGGTACGATGCTGCACAATTGTCAACACCTGATTACATGCCTGGAGATGGCTATGAATTGAAATTGACAAAAGATACTGATACCGGAAAATGGACAGTTGATACGAGTGACGCAGATAGTAACTACGACTATAAAAATCTAATTGATGCCTTTATTGGTGGTATCTAA
- a CDS encoding ABC transporter ATP-binding protein has translation MSKVELKHVNKMYGDSKAVDDFNLVIDDKEFIIFVGPSGCGKSTTLRMIAGLEEISSGDLFMDGQKMNHVSPSDRDIAMVFQNYALYPHMTVRQNIAYSLKIRGMSKEVIAEKVAEVAKLLKLEPYLDRKPGQLSGGQKQRVAMGRAMVRHPKVFLMDEPLSNLDAKLRGEMRIEIANLYQKLDATFIYVTHDQTEAMTLGTRIVVMKDGKIQQIDTPKNLFEHPANLFVAGFIGTPPMNFLDATLDKERDCVYLQTNHHEQEISLAKAQEFEENGAFGKNLVLGIRPNDVIISQTMTPSSLTGKVQVYEMLGEDAIVHVRLEESRQTVIVKSPSTDSYQVGDSVYLTFPEDRLYLFDKATEVALIN, from the coding sequence GTGTCCAAGGTAGAATTAAAACATGTCAATAAAATGTATGGTGATAGTAAAGCCGTAGATGATTTTAATCTGGTCATAGACGATAAAGAATTTATTATCTTTGTAGGCCCATCAGGATGTGGAAAATCAACAACCCTTAGAATGATTGCAGGTCTTGAAGAAATCAGTTCGGGTGATTTATTTATGGATGGCCAAAAAATGAATCATGTCAGTCCAAGTGACCGAGACATTGCAATGGTTTTTCAAAATTACGCCCTTTATCCCCATATGACTGTTCGTCAAAACATTGCTTATTCCTTGAAAATTCGAGGCATGAGCAAAGAGGTTATTGCTGAGAAAGTCGCTGAAGTGGCCAAATTACTAAAACTAGAGCCATACTTAGATCGTAAACCGGGTCAATTATCAGGTGGGCAAAAGCAGCGGGTGGCCATGGGGAGAGCCATGGTAAGACATCCCAAAGTCTTCTTAATGGATGAACCCTTATCCAACCTTGATGCCAAGTTGCGTGGTGAAATGCGTATTGAAATTGCAAATCTGTATCAAAAATTAGATGCCACATTTATTTATGTGACACATGATCAAACTGAAGCAATGACTTTGGGCACACGGATAGTGGTGATGAAGGACGGGAAAATTCAACAGATTGACACGCCGAAAAATCTCTTTGAACACCCAGCAAATTTATTTGTTGCTGGCTTTATTGGGACACCACCAATGAACTTTTTAGATGCTACTTTAGACAAGGAGCGTGACTGTGTCTATCTCCAGACCAACCATCACGAACAGGAAATTAGTCTTGCCAAAGCTCAGGAATTTGAAGAAAATGGGGCTTTTGGCAAAAATCTGGTCTTAGGTATTCGTCCAAACGATGTTATTATCTCACAAACAATGACACCTTCAAGTTTAACAGGAAAGGTTCAAGTATATGAAATGCTTGGCGAAGATGCCATCGTTCATGTTCGTTTAGAAGAATCCCGTCAAACGGTCATTGTCAAGTCACCATCAACAGATAGCTATCAAGTGGGGGATAGTGTTTATCTCACATTCCCAGAAGATCGCCTTTATCTCTTTGATAAAGCAACGGAAGTAGCTTTAATAAATTAA
- a CDS encoding DMT family transporter, translating into MAIVYLLLAILAEVIATSALKLTKGLTLLWPSLFCISIYMICHYYFAKAIQDLNLGIAYALWCGVGILVTVFVSVLFYKESLSVTGILGILLILSGCLLVNLGGN; encoded by the coding sequence ATGGCCATTGTTTATTTATTGTTAGCCATACTGGCAGAAGTGATTGCCACCTCTGCTCTTAAGTTAACTAAGGGTTTGACCCTTTTGTGGCCCTCGCTTTTTTGCATTAGTATTTACATGATTTGTCATTATTACTTTGCTAAGGCCATTCAAGATTTAAATTTGGGCATTGCCTACGCCTTATGGTGCGGAGTTGGTATTCTCGTCACGGTTTTTGTTTCGGTACTTTTTTATAAAGAAAGTCTTTCTGTTACAGGAATCTTGGGAATCTTACTGATTTTATCAGGATGCCTTCTAGTGAATTTGGGAGGAAACTAG
- a CDS encoding fructose-6-phosphate aldolase: MEYMLDTLNLEDIKKWSAILPLAGVTSNPTIAKKEGDIDFFERIKEVRSIIGEEASIHVQVVAQDYDGILKDAARIREHCGDSIYIKVPVTKEGLAAMKTLKAEGYRITATAIYSIFQGLLAIEAGADYLAPYYNRMENLNIDAEAVIGQLAEAIDRECSDSKILAASFKNVGQVNKAFALGAQAITAGPDVFEAGFAMPSIQKAVDDFSADWESVHGQKQI; this comes from the coding sequence ATGGAATATATGTTAGATACACTGAATTTAGAGGATATCAAAAAATGGTCTGCTATTTTACCACTAGCCGGTGTGACCTCTAACCCAACGATTGCTAAAAAAGAAGGAGACATTGATTTCTTTGAGAGAATCAAAGAAGTTCGCTCTATTATTGGTGAAGAAGCTTCTATTCATGTGCAGGTAGTTGCTCAAGATTATGATGGTATTTTAAAAGATGCCGCTCGGATTCGTGAACACTGTGGTGATAGCATTTATATCAAAGTGCCTGTGACAAAAGAAGGTTTGGCAGCTATGAAGACTTTGAAAGCTGAAGGCTATCGTATTACGGCAACGGCTATCTATTCTATCTTTCAAGGTTTATTGGCCATTGAAGCAGGAGCTGATTATTTAGCGCCCTATTATAATCGAATGGAAAATCTTAATATTGATGCCGAAGCAGTTATTGGACAATTAGCAGAAGCTATTGATAGAGAGTGTTCGGACAGTAAAATTTTAGCTGCCAGCTTTAAAAATGTTGGGCAAGTAAATAAGGCATTTGCTTTGGGAGCACAAGCTATTACTGCAGGACCAGATGTCTTTGAAGCAGGGTTTGCTATGCCTTCCATTCAAAAAGCCGTTGATGATTTCAGTGCTGACTGGGAAAGTGTTCATGGTCAAAAACAGATTTGA
- a CDS encoding HAD family hydrolase, translating to MIKGILFDKDGTIIDFFKLWQPAVAPVLNRLIDDYQLYPKSLYFPKLERAIGILDGQIDPEGAIAWKPYQLIAEDLGQVIQEVQVDLDYQLLTHRLQDYFAEAVAAFKGEIPTFTDMISLFSTLKEEDIAIGVVTTDTFLSTWDTMRELGLDHFISFVGTCDNSRPIKPDGELVNQAAKLWGCQADEIVVVGDTPNDMRFAKNGKAVAVGVTSGAATEESLSHYTAYIIPSVADLLPLLEKL from the coding sequence ATGATTAAAGGAATTTTATTTGATAAAGATGGGACCATCATCGACTTTTTTAAACTTTGGCAACCAGCAGTGGCACCTGTTTTAAACCGGTTGATTGACGATTATCAGCTTTATCCAAAAAGCCTTTATTTTCCGAAATTGGAAAGAGCTATTGGGATTTTGGATGGTCAAATTGATCCTGAGGGTGCCATAGCTTGGAAACCCTATCAGTTAATAGCCGAAGATTTGGGGCAAGTCATTCAAGAAGTCCAGGTGGATTTGGATTATCAGTTACTGACCCACCGCTTACAAGACTATTTTGCAGAAGCAGTTGCAGCCTTTAAAGGGGAAATTCCGACCTTCACAGATATGATATCACTCTTTTCAACATTAAAAGAAGAAGATATCGCTATTGGCGTCGTGACCACAGATACTTTCTTGTCCACATGGGATACGATGAGAGAACTTGGTTTGGACCACTTTATCTCATTTGTGGGAACCTGTGATAACAGCCGACCAATTAAACCAGATGGAGAATTGGTCAATCAGGCAGCTAAACTATGGGGTTGCCAAGCTGATGAAATTGTAGTCGTTGGAGATACACCAAATGATATGCGTTTTGCAAAAAATGGCAAAGCCGTCGCAGTTGGCGTAACTAGTGGTGCAGCAACAGAAGAAAGTCTGTCACATTACACTGCCTATATCATACCATCAGTCGCTGATTTACTGCCTTTACTGGAAAAGTTATAA
- a CDS encoding ABC transporter substrate-binding protein, giving the protein MKKNWLTLASVALLSTVTLSACDGSSSAAPKTKDGKVEVEFWFAGGKTAVNVWKDIIKEYNASQDKYEIKAVTQADYEETYTKLQAAIAGNKAPDLVLLDTAPSRNLDKKKLLADINSLAKDDKDFKADNYVKVFADQGTNKEGKRYGLPAYGTTQVMYYNQEAFKAANIQPESIKTWEDMGKAAKAIKDTGKFTYGWEPMWGPYNLIDASLSNDAKMFSEDGKKVTINAKEWVDVWEQFRSWIHDDKTMTVNSGGQGWEYWYKTIDDVLNNTAGGYIGSSGDQADLDFTKVQAMEQPAWDADSKSAPAADALLMDVLAKSTKEEQKGAFDFMKYFTNVENQVKWTKAVGYVAVNKAITENADYKAYVKDHPQALVPFEQAKHGSVLPVDPTDGAIYDALKVAADKVELENVPAQEALDQAQETAQKALDKALEKK; this is encoded by the coding sequence ATGAAAAAGAATTGGTTAACACTTGCATCAGTTGCTTTATTATCAACAGTTACACTTTCTGCTTGTGATGGCTCATCATCAGCAGCTCCAAAAACAAAAGATGGCAAAGTAGAAGTTGAATTTTGGTTTGCTGGTGGAAAAACAGCCGTAAATGTTTGGAAAGACATTATTAAAGAATACAATGCTTCTCAAGACAAATACGAAATTAAAGCTGTCACACAAGCTGACTATGAAGAAACATACACAAAACTACAAGCAGCAATTGCAGGTAACAAAGCTCCTGACTTAGTACTTCTTGATACCGCACCTTCACGTAATTTAGATAAGAAAAAACTGTTAGCAGATATTAACAGCTTAGCAAAAGATGACAAAGACTTTAAAGCGGATAACTATGTCAAAGTTTTTGCAGATCAAGGGACTAACAAAGAAGGTAAACGCTACGGTTTGCCAGCTTACGGTACAACTCAAGTCATGTACTACAACCAAGAAGCCTTTAAAGCTGCTAATATCCAACCAGAGTCTATCAAAACTTGGGAAGATATGGGTAAAGCTGCTAAAGCCATCAAAGATACTGGTAAATTTACCTATGGTTGGGAACCAATGTGGGGACCTTACAACTTGATTGATGCATCTTTAAGCAATGATGCCAAAATGTTCAGTGAAGATGGGAAAAAGGTTACCATTAATGCTAAAGAATGGGTTGATGTCTGGGAACAGTTTAGAAGCTGGATTCATGATGATAAAACCATGACTGTTAATTCTGGCGGACAAGGTTGGGAATATTGGTATAAGACCATTGATGATGTCTTAAACAATACTGCTGGTGGCTATATTGGTTCATCTGGAGACCAAGCTGACTTAGATTTCACCAAAGTACAAGCAATGGAACAACCTGCATGGGATGCAGATTCTAAATCTGCACCAGCAGCAGATGCTCTCTTAATGGATGTTCTTGCTAAGTCAACTAAGGAAGAACAAAAGGGTGCATTTGACTTTATGAAGTATTTTACAAATGTTGAAAACCAAGTCAAATGGACAAAAGCAGTTGGTTACGTTGCTGTGAATAAAGCTATCACAGAAAATGCTGACTACAAAGCCTATGTTAAAGATCATCCACAAGCCCTCGTACCATTTGAACAAGCTAAACATGGATCCGTTTTACCTGTTGATCCAACGGACGGTGCCATTTATGATGCCTTAAAAGTTGCTGCGGATAAAGTAGAACTCGAAAACGTACCTGCACAAGAAGCATTAGACCAAGCTCAAGAAACAGCTCAAAAAGCACTTGACAAGGCTCTCGAGAAAAAATAA
- a CDS encoding alkaline phosphatase → MSPKKKSLKSLGMLLLASSLVLGACSQESALKIDTDAANSSKKAEKTANGKSVQMYDSKRPKTEDYSKVNDHQAKYVFLFIGDGMGVTPVTAAENYLGYTKTNKGEVYPTRMNFTEMPVIGLKSQYDCHSFIPDSASTATAFASGIKTQTNTVGLSGDFEKSSDSVAEKAKRAGKSVGILTTVTLNHATPAAFYANAESRSSYYDIGLQMADSNFDFFAGGSLKDRTGKENDQKDLYDVMKEKGYNVVETKAEAEKVDAKAKKTYIVSEELQDDGAMPYNIDKKESTQDLNDMVKKGIEVMEDDPEGFFMMAESGKIDWAEHANDGATTVNEVIGFQKSIQTAMDFYNEHPDETLIVVTADHATGGFTIGNESTGYETYFDQLTKQKGSQIEFDKIVTKALEENPDMTFEAFAPKIEDFFGLKLDKNAPSEKISVEQEEDYLKKQAENRSLCSQEEYKALEEAFEESKKAPEQQNTNYGEYIPVSITATRILDKKAGLAWSTTDHSGEKVPVYAMGSGAIMFDGEYDDTDVAVRLGEAMGFNGKDSKPKEQVEKKAKKPSGVGLEAPKEK, encoded by the coding sequence ATGTCACCAAAGAAAAAATCACTCAAAAGCTTAGGTATGCTCTTGTTAGCTTCTTCACTAGTTTTAGGTGCTTGTTCACAAGAATCGGCTTTGAAGATTGACACTGATGCAGCCAACAGTAGCAAAAAAGCAGAAAAGACAGCTAATGGGAAATCTGTTCAAATGTACGACAGCAAACGTCCTAAGACAGAAGATTATTCTAAAGTGAATGATCATCAAGCTAAATATGTTTTCCTCTTTATTGGAGATGGTATGGGAGTCACTCCAGTCACTGCAGCTGAAAACTATTTAGGTTACACCAAAACCAATAAAGGTGAAGTTTATCCAACTCGAATGAATTTTACGGAAATGCCAGTCATCGGTTTGAAGTCACAGTATGATTGTCATTCCTTCATTCCGGACTCAGCTTCAACAGCGACAGCTTTTGCATCAGGAATCAAAACACAAACCAATACAGTTGGATTATCGGGTGATTTTGAAAAATCAAGTGATAGTGTTGCGGAAAAAGCAAAACGTGCAGGAAAATCCGTAGGGATTTTAACAACAGTGACCCTCAATCATGCTACGCCAGCAGCTTTTTATGCTAACGCAGAATCACGTTCTTCTTATTATGACATTGGTCTACAAATGGCGGACTCTAATTTTGATTTCTTTGCTGGAGGTTCCTTAAAAGATAGAACTGGTAAAGAAAATGACCAAAAAGATCTCTATGATGTCATGAAGGAAAAAGGCTATAATGTTGTTGAAACAAAAGCAGAAGCTGAAAAAGTAGATGCTAAGGCTAAAAAAACCTACATCGTCTCTGAAGAATTGCAAGATGATGGGGCAATGCCTTATAACATTGATAAAAAAGAGAGTACTCAAGATCTAAATGACATGGTCAAAAAAGGGATTGAGGTTATGGAAGATGATCCAGAAGGTTTCTTCATGATGGCAGAATCAGGTAAGATTGACTGGGCTGAACATGCTAACGATGGGGCGACGACTGTTAATGAAGTGATTGGTTTCCAAAAATCCATTCAAACAGCCATGGATTTCTATAATGAACATCCTGATGAAACCTTGATTGTTGTTACTGCAGACCATGCGACAGGTGGCTTTACTATTGGTAATGAATCAACAGGTTATGAAACATATTTTGACCAATTAACGAAACAAAAAGGGTCTCAAATTGAATTTGACAAAATTGTTACCAAGGCTTTGGAAGAAAATCCAGATATGACTTTCGAAGCATTTGCACCAAAAATTGAAGACTTCTTTGGCTTGAAACTTGATAAAAATGCTCCTTCAGAAAAAATTAGTGTTGAACAAGAAGAGGACTACCTTAAAAAACAAGCAGAGAACAGATCTCTTTGTTCACAAGAAGAATACAAAGCCTTGGAAGAAGCTTTTGAAGAATCTAAAAAAGCTCCAGAACAACAAAATACTAATTATGGTGAGTATATTCCGGTATCTATCACAGCAACTCGTATCTTAGATAAGAAAGCAGGCCTTGCTTGGTCAACTACTGACCATTCGGGTGAAAAAGTTCCCGTTTATGCCATGGGTTCAGGTGCAATCATGTTTGATGGAGAATACGATGACACGGATGTTGCTGTTCGCCTTGGTGAGGCCATGGGCTTTAACGGCAAAGATTCTAAACCCAAAGAACAAGTTGAGAAAAAAGCAAAAAAACCAAGTGGTGTAGGCTTAGAAGCACCAAAAGAAAAATAA